Proteins encoded by one window of Mus musculus strain C57BL/6J chromosome 10, GRCm38.p6 C57BL/6J:
- the Mterf2 gene encoding transcription termination factor 2, mitochondrial precursor, with amino-acid sequence MPWRLPTGHQLCRLCLLRKPRPALKIKPSSACVTYGTDSQSDKENKRTVEKLSACSVDIRKIRRLKGWVLLEEETYVEEIANILKELGANKTVIASILERCPEAIICSPAAVNTKRKLWQMVCKNEAELVQLIEQFPESFFTVKNQENQKLNVQFFQELGLRNVVISRFLTTASSIFHNPVENNKQMIGVLQESYLNLGGSEANAKVWLLKLLSQNPFIVLHSPRAVGETLKCLQGQGFTDSEVLQLLSKLKGFLFQLQPGSIQNSISFTKTTFECTDYDLRQLVVKCPALLCYPASVLEERIQALLKEGISIAQIRESPMVLELTPQIIQYRIRKLNSLGYGIKDGHLASLNGTKKEFEANFSKMQAKQGRPLFNPVASLKVEE; translated from the coding sequence ATGCCGTGGAGGTTGCCGACAGGACACCAACTCTGCAGACTGTGTCTTCTCAGAAAGCCGCGACCAGCTCTGAAAATCAAACCCTCTTCAGCTTGTGTCACCTACGGAACGGACAGCCAGTCagataaagaaaacaagagaacGGTGGAAAAGCTCAGTGCATGTTCAGTTGACATTAGAAAAATCCGCAGGCTGAAAGGATGGGTGCTTCTAGAGGAAGAAACCTACGTTGAAGAGATtgcaaatattttgaaagaaCTAGGTGCCAATAAAACTGTGATTGCCAGTATATTAGAACGCTGTCCGGAAGCGATTATCTGCAGTCCCGCTGCTGTTAACACCAAAAGGAAACTCTGGCAGATGGTCTGCAAAAACGAGGCAGAGTTAGTGCAGTTAATAGAGCAGTTTCCAGAATCTTTCTTTACTGTCAAGAACCAGGAGAACCAGAAGCTAAATGTTCAGTTCTTTCAAGAGCTGGGACTCAGAAATGTGGTGATTAGCAGGTTTCTGACAACGGCCTCTAGCATTTTCCATAATCCTGTAGAGAACAATAAACAAATGATAGGGGTTCTCCAGGAGAGCTACCTAAACTTAGGTGGATCTGAGGCCAATGCTAAAGTGTGGCTACTAAAATTATTAAGCCAAAATCCCTTCATTGTGTTACATTCTCCTAGAGCTGTAGGTGAAACGCTGAAATGTCTTCAAGGGCAAGGCTTCACAGACTCTGAAGTTCTTCAGCTTCTGTCCAAACTTAAAGGGTTTCTTTTCCAACTTCAGCCAGGAAGTATCCAGAACAGTATTTCCTTCACTAAGACTACTTTTGAGTGTACAGACTATGACCTACGACAGTTAGTTGTGAAATGCCCAGCCCTTCTATGTTATCCTGCTTCTGTCCTAGAAGAGAGAATCCAGGCACTGCTGAAAGAAGGCATCTCCATAGCTCAAATAAGAGAGTCACCAATGGTTCTGGAATTGACGCCACAGATAATTCAATATAGGATAAGAAAGCTGAATTCTTTAGGCTACGGAATAAAGGATGGACATCTAGCAAGTCTAAATGGAACAAAAAAGGAGTTTGAGGCTAACTTTAGCAAAATGCAAGCCAAACAAGGAAGGCCATTATTTAACCCTGTGGCATCATTAAAGGTTGAAGAGTGA
- the Mterf2 gene encoding transcription termination factor 2, mitochondrial isoform X1 produces the protein MWTFSALRCGNLARAHSMPWRLPTGHQLCRLCLLRKPRPALKIKPSSACVTYGTDSQSDKENKRTVEKLSACSVDIRKIRRLKGWVLLEEETYVEEIANILKELGANKTVIASILERCPEAIICSPAAVNTKRKLWQMVCKNEAELVQLIEQFPESFFTVKNQENQKLNVQFFQELGLRNVVISRFLTTASSIFHNPVENNKQMIGVLQESYLNLGGSEANAKVWLLKLLSQNPFIVLHSPRAVGETLKCLQGQGFTDSEVLQLLSKLKGFLFQLQPGSIQNSISFTKTTFECTDYDLRQLVVKCPALLCYPASVLEERIQALLKEGISIAQIRESPMVLELTPQIIQYRIRKLNSLGYGIKDGHLASLNGTKKEFEANFSKMQAKQGRPLFNPVASLKVEE, from the coding sequence ATGTGGACATTCTCAGCCTTAAGATGTGGAAATTTAGCCAGAGCTCACAGCATGCCGTGGAGGTTGCCGACAGGACACCAACTCTGCAGACTGTGTCTTCTCAGAAAGCCGCGACCAGCTCTGAAAATCAAACCCTCTTCAGCTTGTGTCACCTACGGAACGGACAGCCAGTCagataaagaaaacaagagaacGGTGGAAAAGCTCAGTGCATGTTCAGTTGACATTAGAAAAATCCGCAGGCTGAAAGGATGGGTGCTTCTAGAGGAAGAAACCTACGTTGAAGAGATtgcaaatattttgaaagaaCTAGGTGCCAATAAAACTGTGATTGCCAGTATATTAGAACGCTGTCCGGAAGCGATTATCTGCAGTCCCGCTGCTGTTAACACCAAAAGGAAACTCTGGCAGATGGTCTGCAAAAACGAGGCAGAGTTAGTGCAGTTAATAGAGCAGTTTCCAGAATCTTTCTTTACTGTCAAGAACCAGGAGAACCAGAAGCTAAATGTTCAGTTCTTTCAAGAGCTGGGACTCAGAAATGTGGTGATTAGCAGGTTTCTGACAACGGCCTCTAGCATTTTCCATAATCCTGTAGAGAACAATAAACAAATGATAGGGGTTCTCCAGGAGAGCTACCTAAACTTAGGTGGATCTGAGGCCAATGCTAAAGTGTGGCTACTAAAATTATTAAGCCAAAATCCCTTCATTGTGTTACATTCTCCTAGAGCTGTAGGTGAAACGCTGAAATGTCTTCAAGGGCAAGGCTTCACAGACTCTGAAGTTCTTCAGCTTCTGTCCAAACTTAAAGGGTTTCTTTTCCAACTTCAGCCAGGAAGTATCCAGAACAGTATTTCCTTCACTAAGACTACTTTTGAGTGTACAGACTATGACCTACGACAGTTAGTTGTGAAATGCCCAGCCCTTCTATGTTATCCTGCTTCTGTCCTAGAAGAGAGAATCCAGGCACTGCTGAAAGAAGGCATCTCCATAGCTCAAATAAGAGAGTCACCAATGGTTCTGGAATTGACGCCACAGATAATTCAATATAGGATAAGAAAGCTGAATTCTTTAGGCTACGGAATAAAGGATGGACATCTAGCAAGTCTAAATGGAACAAAAAAGGAGTTTGAGGCTAACTTTAGCAAAATGCAAGCCAAACAAGGAAGGCCATTATTTAACCCTGTGGCATCATTAAAGGTTGAAGAGTGA